The Juglans microcarpa x Juglans regia isolate MS1-56 chromosome 2D, Jm3101_v1.0, whole genome shotgun sequence DNA window TTGGTTTCATCGTGCTAGTATCTCTTCTCAGGTTCGGACTATTTTTGGCCTTATTCCTTCCATTGTTTCTTGGAAGCTTTGGGAAAGACATTGCAAAGCTAGGTACGAAGGAAAGGCTGATACCATTGATTCGGTTTGGTATGGTATTAAGGATTGGATCCGCAAAATTATGCAGGGGAACACCAAATATTTGCGCCTTCCTAGTCAAGATGTGGTCCTTTTAAATAGGCTGGATATTCCGGTTTCTACTCCTAAAGTGAAGAAAGTGGCTATTGTGAAATGGAACCCGCCCTTGCAGGAGAGGGTTAAGCTTAATACTGATGGTAGCAGTTTAGGAAATCCAGAGCCGGCTGGTGCTGGGGGCATTATTCGAGATGCTGATGGTAAATTATGTGCGGCTTATTCTGTTTCCTTAGGTCATGGTTCTAGTAATTTTGCTGAAATGAGGGGTTTATTAGAAGGGGTTAGGAGGTGCAACCAGATGGGTTTTCACAGGGTTGATATTGAGACGGATTCTCAACTTTTGGTTAGCTGGGTTATTAAGGGCGAGTGCAATATTTGGtatcttgaggatttttgggatgagatcAAAATTTGTCTTGATAGACTGGAATATAGTGTGAATCATGTATTTCGTGAAGGAAATGTTGTGGCTGATTATCTTGCTAAACAAGGAGCTGGGGGTTTAAACATGGATTGGCTCGACATCGATCAATTACCTAGTAATTTAAGGGGCCTTCTTCGTATGGATAGACTTGGTTTTCCTTACTTGAGGTTGTCTTTGTGAGGTCTCTTTCTATTTTGCAATAGCATCTTTGATTATGTCTTTATATGCATGTGCTAATTCTTTCCTGCAGGTTGTTGCTCAGATCTTTTCTCCTggtttaatttcattatataagGGAGGTTCTTTGTATTTTGATTTAGTGATAAGGTTTCTTTTTTTGATGCCTGAGTTTTGgctttattatatatgtgtaaCTCCCAGGTGCTTGTTTGTAACCATAATTTTCCTcagccacaagtgagggtttattaataaaattggagtaccgtcctctttttaaaaaacaaaaaaaaatatagaaataaaattctaaaacacACAATTTAACATCTCCTTTAAATTTCTTATGacaatattttatggaataatattctttcattatCCTTATAATTTTTGTGATGATCTTTTTAGAGATTTTGTTCTCAATAAAAACTTACTGGTGACTTTTCATAagctcatattttattttactatataaGTTAGTTTATACAAGTTTTTATATAAAGCCTGAATATTTTGGTGCCACATTTATAAGTATATAACGTTACAATTGAGAATTcaaataaacttatttcttttttaatgaaatctaaACGATAAAagttttcaactattttttttcaaacaaaatgccAACCTTAAATGATTCTTCTAATGTTTATCTCAATTTGGATTCTATATTAAAAAGcttaatatcatataatcaaaaaatttgggttccaaattaataaatttattattctcataaacttaattttagttttaaacttttctaaaatttacCCATCAAATTGCAACAattgttgaaaagaaaaaattaattttgaagggGCCACATGATAGAAAATGCATAATATATAGAGgttaaacaaaattttggataaaaaattagagagagataTTCCTATGTGTATACccattttttagagttttggagAGCACATGATGGCTATAATTTTTAGAGCATCCAATGATCCACATCTCGCTCCTCCAAATTTCTTtctaaattttggaaaaaaataatcttttatttatattttaaaaatttcttacattttattctatattttttttctattctattaaaataatattatttttattttttatttattattttttctttaacttttttttacatctaaacgattcactttttttattttttttaaactattactTTCAAGCgaatattttaaacacaaaaccgaaaattatttttttgcctgtacaatcaaattttcaaaagtaTTATGTCTTTAAgaacaatataattttcatcaaaacttactttttaccccgtctcattctctattttttttatattctattaaaataaattttatttattctttattatattaatattcgCCTTTTCCAATCCCTCTTttccatatttaaaaaatgagattggGTGGCCATGTGGTAGGAACCCATGTTTTATGACCCATGGTCAAGCCACTAGCTAAGTTAAGATAAGGTTGGACAGCCCCAAAATAGCCCCATGGGCATGCCTTGGGGCCTGCCTTGACATGCCCAGGATGCCCAAGGAGGTTGGTGACCAAACCAGCCCATTCAGCATGGCCAGCGCGCACAGCACGCGCAGCCCAGCGCGCCCAGCACGCATGCCGCGCGCGCGCCCCACGTGGGCACGCCTCGCCTGCGCCCAGCGCCCAGACCAGCCCAGGGTCCTGTCAGCCACATGCCAACagccagcctagcccacccatgggctcatgcatgccatgggtcaacttaacccatgccaactatgttattttttattattaatttttatttaattatttattttccaagggacctattggaGGTTTCCAacttgtaatccttataaataggaccatTAGTCTTTGCATTCatatcttttggcaaatttcctagtgggtagactattttgttcttAAGATCATCTTTCGGTGCTAaagcacttgggctttttgggtgcaattcgtgaatcccaaagagaggatcacaccttgcaattcgtgaataggtgtggttcaatctatctatcttgttcttgcaacttggtgcaattcgtaaatccaagttgtgtttatcaatatatgaggtttattcaattcttgtgcaattcgtgaatcaagtgTTGAATTATCTTGTTTGTTCTTTGGTTCATTCAAGTAGTTAagtattattgtttttgttcttgagtgttcttcatttgttcttggtgttcttcacaatttttgctcttccaatccatccaagCCACCAAACTCGACCACCATCTTGTTTATCATTCTTTCCGTAAGTTTGTCACTTTCTATAATTGGTTTGCCTCATCAaaacttgccctagccgaaatacACCTAGCCTCCACTCCCACTTACCATATTCGGCCATCCTAAGCCATCCACCATAAACTCTAGCCGACCACATCCTTACCCTAagtccaaaaccctaaacacaAGCCCTAGCCGCCCATCATCATTTTCCCAAcaccaaaccctaaacccaagTAGCGCCAACTCCATCATTTTAATCCTTGACCTAGCCATCTATCAAGAGTCCTctttggcaacttccttaaGTCAATGAAAGTTGACTCAATCCAATCCAATCTCataattctaggaacttccctagaatcactccatccctctaatcactcatccaattccttaaatcaccCTTCTTACAATCACTCCAAGTCAActattaattcaaatttcaatttcccTCTTCAATCAAAGATTCATTCCATCTTTCAAACTTACTATATCCATTCCTAAGCCAACCAAACCCTAGCCCCACTCTTCCATCTTATTTCCAAACTCTAGCATCATTCTAAACTCAAACCCTAAGCCATCTCTTGCTAATCTCGAAATccaccctagccacctcacaaaaccctagctacacttcaccatTCCTACCCTAATTAtcatccaagtggcccaaacatcaagggcaacccttAGGCCATTtccattgcatcaaacacccaTAATCTTAAGCCAATCTTCCAAGACTACACCTTTCTCATCCCACCATAGTCcacggcaaccctagttgcctccAACCCGAACTCTAACCTCATCTCATCCATTCCACCCTAGCTTCCATCATCTTGGCacttcactcaagaacaagtctagccaCCTATATTGATTTGCCTTAGCCTACCTAAATACATCATTATTCCATACCCAAACACCATCATTTTATGGAAGGCCAAacaagttggcaaggtcactcggtcgttatcttcaccaaggcaagctagtggaccttagtgttagggacaagaccggggtccctaacactATGGTAGGCGTCGCCTGTTGCATAGGAGAGACATGTAGTGCAGGACATGAGTGTAGATATGGGAAAGAGGGGTTGCTTTTGGGTGCGGGACTGTTGAATAAATAATTGTCCAAAAATTAAATAGGGAGCTATGATTAAGGTTACTTTACGCCTCCagtttaaaattcatttcaattcattttatttcatcttattattataatttttttaaatttctacacaaaatataataaacaatttaacttttattctattatttacaaaccatctcatctcatctcaactcatctatgaATTCAAACCACTTAGATgttaaagtaattttaaatgacttgtgaataataataaaaaataataataaaagatttaataataaataaaaatgagatagtATAAGGTATTTTTGAtcattttactaataaaaatactataggaGTGATTTGGACTCAGAGATGAATTAAATtagattgagatgatttgtgaatagtagaataaaagttaaattatttattatattttgtgtgataatttgataaagttattttaaaatttgaaaaagttaaattatttattatattttatataaaaatttaaaaaaattataataataaaataaaataaattgaaatagattttaaatataaacgATTATCGAGAGAGTAATTGTTTAACTCACAAATATATTCTCTAAAAAAAGTATAGacattgtttcaaaaaataaaaatgtataaacataaaGAAATACTACAAATTGTTTAAGGCACATGATGGCCGTGATGGAATTCCTTTGTACCTCTGGCTGTCCTCGTTCCCTAAAACAGTGAGCCAGACGCGGACTGCCTTTTACACAAAACgataaaattttctcaaatatatagACAAAGAGACATGAATGATGAGACGGAAGTGcgagtttttttaaattactttggGATGTtgtgttgagttgaattaagataataaaatattattaaaatattttttttaatattattattattttaaaattttaaaaattatattatttattatattttatattaaaatttaaaaaattataataataaattaaaataaactgaaaCTTAAACTTTTCAAAGTTTGGTAAGGGAACagttcaaaaataataataataataaaaagagaacACCTTATTAGTTATTAGACTTTTTACGATGAATGgcattatttatcatttatttatttatttttctatacaaAAAATCTATTCCGAAAACATGGCTAGCCTGAAATCCCTTCTGACTCCGGAGTTTCTCTTCATTTTGTCATGGTGGTGCTTTGGGGGAGAGCAACTTTCTCATGCACAGACAAATTCCACCCTCAAACCTGGCGAGGCGCTTCGTTACCCGGACCAGTTGGTTTCGGCTGATGGGAGATTTCGACTAGGCTTTTTCAGCTTCAGCAGTCCGGAGGTTTCGGATGTCGGCTATTTGGGAATATGGTACTCCGATGATATCTACAACACCAAATTATGGGTTGCGAACCGAGACAGGCCTATATCTGTCAGAACAGGAAATCTCACAATGGAGGCAGACGGCCAATTGAGAATTAATTTGAATAATGGAGGGAGTCCAATTCCGTTGAATTCTAAACAAACAGCACCAAACTCAAGCGCTACTCTAGATAACTCGGGAAACTTCATCGTGAAAGAGTTGAATCCTGATGGGTCTACCAAAAGGGTCTTATGGGAAAGCTTTGATTATCCGACAGACACACTTCTGCCTGGTATGAAACTAGGCATCGACCATAAAGCAGGGAAAGAATGGAAACTTACTTCGTGGCTATCCGAACAAGTCGCCGCCCCCGGAGGCTTTTCTCTCGAATGGAGTCCTGTCAACGGGACGGGACAATTGGTAATGAGACACAGAGGGAATATGTACTGGCTCAGCGGGGTTGGGAGTGAATCCTACTTTCAGAATATTGTTGATCAGATGACAGCAGATTCTGACTACTACAATTTTAGCTATATTTTTAATGAGAACGAGAGTTCCTTCCGTTATTCTGTTCCTGACGGGAGAATTTCGAGGTTCGTCTTGAGCTCAGATGGGATGCTTACAGATAATCCAAAAGCTATTTATGTGAGAAGTGGTATGTGTTTCGGTTACTCCTCGGATCCCGGTTGTGTGCAGCAGAATTCAACCGCCTGCAGGAGTAGCAGTCAAAAATTTGAACAGCGAACGGGTCAATTTCCAGGAGGAGTGTCTCAAGGGGACCACAATTGGAACACCAGTTTTAGTGATTGTTGGACTAAATGCTGGAGCAATTGTTCCTGCGTTGGTTTTCAAACAAATTCAGCAAATGGAACTGGATGCCTATTATTCAGCGGTCAATTTGTGGAAAACGGCATCAATGCTCAATCAATCTATGTTCTTATTACGCCAGAAACTAGCAGTAAGACCCCCGCCTCTCtagcaaaaagatggtggataGGGATCATTGTAGCTGTAGTGGCTGCTCTTGCTGTAGTGATCTTGGGATGCTTATGctttttgaggaagaaaaaactACGACGTAAGTATTTTAGCTGCTGAAAGAATATgatttaattcatatataaagCCAGATTTAACTATATATGAATCAATTCTGCAACAGGAGATCAAGAAAGCAATCAGGAAGTTGCTTTACTATTTGAAGACACAAATGAAGCTAGCAATGATGGGAAGAAAGGTCATGATGTGAAAGTATTCAGTTTTCCTTCCATAGTCGCTGCTACGGACAATTTTAGCACCGAAAATAAACTAGGACAAGGTGGCTTTGGTCCTGTATACAAAGTAAGGCTTTGTCGACccattatatattttctaactcGTGTAGAGCTTGATAAATTACCAATTGTCTCGAAATCTTAAACTCTTCAATTTAGTGAAATGTATGGGAATCAACATTCGAACTCAGAACCGTTGTTTTGGTACAAATAATCAATTATCCTTGCAAGTTTAAGCTGATCACAAGAagtgtatttaattatttaacttttattctaacAAAGTTTATCCTGATATTAATTTAGGGAAAATTACCTGAGGGGCAAGAGATAGCTGTTAAGAGACTTTCGAGGAGTTCCGAACAAGGATTGGTGGAGTTCAAGAATGAGCTTATACTCATTGCAAAACTCCAACACATGAATCTCGTTAGACTTTTGGGTTGTTGTGTTAAAGGAGTTGAAAAGATGTTGATCTATGAATATATGCCCAATAAAAGCTTGgacttctttctttttggttCGCCGTgttcttatctttttctttggtTCAGTATGTCTTTTAATTGTCACTCTACTGTGTATTGATTGTCTGTACAAAATTTTATCGATCCAAAGAAAAGGGAGCTTTTGGATTGGAAGCGACGTTGTAACATCATTGAAGGCATTGCTCAAGGGCTTCTTTATTTGCATAAATATTCTAGACTAAGAATTATTCATAGAGATTTGAAAGCGAGCAACATCCTGCTTGATAACGATATGAACCCCAAaatatcagattttggcatggcCAGAGTTTTTGGCCGGAATGCTGCTGACGCTATTACAGAGACAGTAGCAGGACACGGTAAGTAAATATGTACAATTTTGTCTGTTAGCACTTTATCCTCTTAAGGCTGAattttcatttatgtttttGGTTGTAGTGGTTATATGTCACCGGAGTATGCCATGGGAGGTAAGTTTTCAGAGAAGTCAGATGTGTACAGTTTTGGAGTTCTGATGTTGGAGATTGTGAGCGGGCAGAAGAGCAGTGGCATTTATAATCCTGAACATCACCAGAGCTTAGTGGGATATGTAAGGACGCTAAGCCtcaatttttcctttcttgctttgttttttaCTCTAAATAAAATGATCAAAGTGATCTTGGATATAAGTTGCTATTCCTTAAAATTTTACATCGTTTGATATCTTTATGCTACCTGTGTACCCGAGGGTCCCAAATAATCAAATTGAACTGTATTTAAGCTGTGAAACATGGGGTTAGTTACAGGCTTGGGAATTATGGAGAGAAGGTAAAGGCATGGAGCTAATGGACTCAACTCTGGTTGAATCCTATTCTGAGCACCAAATCTTAAGATGCATCCATGTGGGTCTCTTGTGCGTACAAGAGTTTGCAGTGGATAGGCCTACCATGTCTGATGTTATTTCTATGCTTACCAATgaatctcttcctcttcctattCCAAAGCAAGCAGCATTTTCCAC harbors:
- the LOC121248972 gene encoding G-type lectin S-receptor-like serine/threonine-protein kinase CES101, which produces MASLKSLLTPEFLFILSWWCFGGEQLSHAQTNSTLKPGEALRYPDQLVSADGRFRLGFFSFSSPEVSDVGYLGIWYSDDIYNTKLWVANRDRPISVRTGNLTMEADGQLRINLNNGGSPIPLNSKQTAPNSSATLDNSGNFIVKELNPDGSTKRVLWESFDYPTDTLLPGMKLGIDHKAGKEWKLTSWLSEQVAAPGGFSLEWSPVNGTGQLVMRHRGNMYWLSGVGSESYFQNIVDQMTADSDYYNFSYIFNENESSFRYSVPDGRISRFVLSSDGMLTDNPKAIYVRSGMCFGYSSDPGCVQQNSTACRSSSQKFEQRTGQFPGGVSQGDHNWNTSFSDCWTKCWSNCSCVGFQTNSANGTGCLLFSGQFVENGINAQSIYVLITPETSSKTPASLAKRWWIGIIVAVVAALAVVILGCLCFLRKKKLRRDQESNQEVALLFEDTNEASNDGKKGHDVKVFSFPSIVAATDNFSTENKLGQGGFGPVYKGKLPEGQEIAVKRLSRSSEQGLVEFKNELILIAKLQHMNLVRLLGCCVKGVEKMLIYEYMPNKSLDFFLFDPKKRELLDWKRRCNIIEGIAQGLLYLHKYSRLRIIHRDLKASNILLDNDMNPKISDFGMARVFGRNAADAITETVAGHVVICHRSMPWEVSFQRSQMCTVLEF